The following are encoded together in the Anopheles nili chromosome 3, idAnoNiliSN_F5_01, whole genome shotgun sequence genome:
- the LOC128722539 gene encoding choline/ethanolamine kinase: MNNLIAKQQRSVGVAESVKQLVKANSPTEMRDIAARICRDYLTGAWKTISADELQLKRISGGLSNFLYYVSLPEHLYYNNNNGGVKSNRGSRRNSYVTEHQSTTKGTNKARNGNKRARKDSCSTMLEPKEVLLRIYGQTHGEHALETMLTESVVFTLLSERKLGPKLHGIFPGGRIEQYIPARALMTAELSDAKISLKIAERMAAIHSMNIPVSKEPDWIWNTMNRWLKGVAGTLQTMERDRANGNLKTDSGTQPANPIEDVTLLTEMDLTSEIEWLRSVIESEDFPVVFCHNDLQEGNILLRQDFSTDNSYRECTGLDNFDDSTQLDSHFSGILISNGVVPNSTAPIAPSNGASNLNRSSRKRSLDHDIMENDQDNTRDSVLSGNSQALSEVNSTVDGEPELMIIDFEYCAYNYRGFDLANHFLEWTFDYTNTQSPYFYHKLDQYPSAEQQEKFILQYLSHLAPIDGLEFDDCDEIGPEEETSKVDRNTVNDDASDELVQLRREVQCFTMASHLFWSMWAIVNVYQEIEFGYLEYAICRLKQYRLAKKFYIETMNRRSSNDQTPTVDTAK, translated from the exons ATGAATAACCTCATTGCGAAG caacagcgtTCTGTTGGCGTTGCCGAGTCCGTAAAACAGCTAGTGAAG gcCAACTCTCCCACGGAGATGCGGGATATTGCGGCAAGGATCTGCCGGGACTATCTGACCGGCGCATGGAAGACGATTTCCGCCGATGAGCTTCAGCTGAAGCGAATAAGCGGTGGATTGTCCAACTTTCTGTACTATGTCAGCCTGCCGGAGCATCTGTACTATAACAACAATAATGGTGGCGTAAAGTCAAACAGAGGATCTCGCCGGAACTCGTACGTCACGGAACACCAGTCGACCACGAAGGGGACGAACAAGGCAAGGAATGGCAATAAGCGTGCTCGCAAGGACAGTTGCTCGACCATGCTGGAACCAAAGGAG GTATTGCTACGAATTTACGGCCAAACACATGGCGAACATGCGTTAGAAACGATGCTCACGGAATCGGTAGTATTTACGCTGCTGAGCGAACGGAAGCTGGGACCTAAATTGCACGGTATTTTCCCGGGTGGTCGAATCGAGCAGTACATCCCCGCCCGTGCCCTGATGACTGCTGAACTGAGTGATGCAAAGATTTCGCTCAAAATTGCTGAAAGGATGGCCGCCATCCACAGCATGAACATACCGGTATCGAAGGAACCGGACTGGATATGGAACACGATGAACCGCTGGCTTAAGGGAGTGGCCGGAACGCTTCAGACGATGGAGCGAGATCGTGCCAATGGCAATTTAAAGACCGACAGTGGCACCCAACCAGCCAACCCAATCGAGGACGTAACCTTGCTGACTGAAATGGATCTAACGTCGGAGATCGAGTGGTTGCGTTCGGTGATCGAAAGTGAGGATTTTCCAGTCGTTTTCTGCCACAACGATTTGCAGGAAGGCAACATACTGTTGCGGCAGGATTTTTCAACCGACAACAGCTACCGCGAATG CACTGGATTGGATAACTTTGACGATTCTACGCAGCTTGATTCACACTTCAGCGGTATTCTTATATCGAACGGTGTTGTACCGAACAGTACCGCACCCATTGCTCCGTCAAATGGTGCCAGCAATCTCAACCGAAGCTCAAG GAAACGGTCGCTGGATCACGATATAATGGAGAACGATCAGGACAACACACGTGATTCCGTGCTCAGTGGCAACTCGCAGGCTCTCTCAGAAGTAAACTCCACTGTGGACGGCGAACCGGAACTGATGATAATCGATTTTGAGTACTGTGCCTATAACTACCGCGGATTCGATCTGGCAAACCACTTCCTCGAGTGGACGTTCGATTACACCAACACGCAGTCGCCGTACTTTTACCACAAACTGGACCAGTACCCTTCCGCCGAGCAGCAG GAGAAGTTTATCCTGCAGTACCTGAGCCATCTGGCACCGATCGATGGGCTAGAGTTCGATGATTGTGACGAGATTGGACCAGAAGAAGAAACTTCCAAAGTAGACCGCAACACCGTCAATGATGATGCTTCCGACGAGCTCGTGCAGTTGCGCCGTGAAGTCCAGTGCTTTACTATGGCGTCCCATCTTTTCTGGAGTATGTGGGCGATCGTGAACGTGTACCAGGAGATCGAGTTTGGCTATCTC GAGTACGCCATCTGTCGGCTAAAGCAGTATCGGTTAGCCAAAAAATTCTACATTGAAACGATGAACAGGCGCAGCTCCAACGATCAGACACCGACGGTGGATACGGCGAAGTGA
- the LOC128723811 gene encoding zinc finger protein 585A-like, which yields MDIKIEYDDEARITNEEYLSEEFLIDVPLDPIDFDIDHESSSESTHLNRHYGKRPFPCTMCEKKFASAHNLQSHMHIDFDAEAFITKEEYVTEKLSINDPMELIYDSVGHESSSDSESVENFESLDLQAAVIVISDSETEKIPKSSSKEFKFKNYVSSHIANIHGDYKPYCCEVCGHRIYNKSTYTEHLNRHYGTRPYPCTMFAVFVIRNLDVLLIKKGTNTLILFKSKQYVPEHIATLHHNELTKPNKSNSKAKDAPENKSETVAESIPIPSKYPCPICNKEFKFKTYVSSHIANIHGDYKPYCCEVCGRRFYNKTSYTNHLNRHYGTRPYPCTMCEKKFTKTKPDSVPCVVRTTTINRVEDKTEGQQYSSVEQQDLGEEFLIEDSKESTEDTENEKLLVHLGIASDHEISPNSTMPVATETIKMEVEIVNPVISDTATTSSESQVVSHSCTEAVANTNAHQNVCLVCEKVLSSKGNLKSHMSVHSDEKPFCCEVCGRRFAKKHNYNIHMLRHSGKRTHQCSLCDKSFVCSINLKNHMRIHSPTKPFACAFCGKKFTYLADKKHHEYSHTGDYPFCCKNCPRKFTKKHLFNRHLPVCMKKFEGMERPTTTRKQSRISDECSSKIKD from the exons ATGGATATCAAAATTGAATACGACGATGAAGCACGCATCACTAATGAAGAATATTTGAGCGAAGAATTTTTAATAGATGTTCCATTAGATCCAATCGACTTCGATATTGACCATGAATCGTCCAGCGAAAGC ACTCATCTGAATCGTCATTATGGTAAACGACCCTTTCCTTGTACTATGTGCGAGAAAAAATTTGCGAGCGCCCATAATTTGCAAAGTCACATGC ACATTGATTTCGATGCTGAAGCATTCATCACTAAAGAAGAATATGTGACcgaaaagctttcaataaaTGATCCAATGGAACTAATCTACGACTCAGTTGGTCATGAATCATCGAGTGATAGTgagagtgtggaaaattttgaatCATTGGACTTACAGGCGGCGGTTATAGTTATATCGGATTCTGAAACTGAAAAAATACCGAAAAGTAGTAGTAAA GAGTTTAAGTTTAAAAACTACGTATCCTCACACATCGCAAATATACATGGTGATTATAAACCATATTGTTGTGAGGTGTGCGGGCATCGTATTTATAATAAGTCTACTTACACAGAACATCTCAATCGTCATTATGGTACTCGACCCTATCCTTGTACCATGT TTGCAGTTTTTGTGATAAGAAATTTGGATGTCTtactaataaaaaaaggcacgaataCTCTCATACTG TTCAAGAGTAAGCAATACGTACCGGAACACATCGCAACTTTACATCATAATGAACTAACAAAGCCAAACAAGAGCAATTCCAAAGCGAAGGATGCGccagaaaataaaagcgaaactgTTGCAGAGAGCATTCCTATTCCCTCAAAATATCCCTGTCCTATTTGCAATAAGGAGTTTAAGTTTAAGACCTACGTATCCTCACACATCGCAAATATACATGGTGATTATAAACCATATTGTTGTGAGGTGTGCGGGCGTCGTTTTTATAATAAGACTTCTTACACAAACCATCTCAATCGTCATTATGGTACTCGACCCTATCCTTGTACCATGTGTGAGAAAAAATTC acgaaaacgaaacctgATAGTGTACCTTGCGTAGTGCGTACTACTACCATCAATCGCGTTGAAGATAAGACTGAAGGTCAGCAATATTCGTCTGTTGAACAGCAGGACCTGGGTGAGGAATTTTTAATAGAAGACTCGAAAGAATCCACCGAGGATACAGAGAATGAAAAGCTTTTAGTGCACTTAGGAATTGCCTCTGACCATGAAATTTCGCCTAATTCAACAATGCCTGTTGCAACGGAAACCATCAAGATGGAGGTCGAAATAGTAAACCCAGTTATCAGTGACACAGCTACAACAAGCTCAGAATCTCAAGTTGTTTCGCATTCCTGCACGGAAGCAGTTGCAAATACGAATGCGCACCAAAATGTCTGTTTAGTTTGTGAGAAGGTGCTTTCGAGTAAAGGTAATTTAAAGTCTCACATGTCTGTACACAGTGATGAAAAACCTTTTTGCTGTGAGGTGTGCGGACGTCGATTTGCTAAGAAGCATAACTATAACATACATATGCTACGACACTCCGGTAAACGAACCCATCAGTGTTCCTTGTGCGATaaatcgttcgtttgttcgatcAATCTTAAAAATCACATGCGCATCCATTCACCAACGAAGCCTTTTGCTTGTGCATTCTGTGGCAAAAAGTTTACCTATCTCGCAGATAAAAAACATCACGAATATTCACACACTGGGGACTATCcgttttgttgtaaaaattgTCCTCGTAAATTTACCAAAAAGCACTTATTCAATCGGCATCTACCAGTATGTATGAAGAAATTTGAGGGCATGGAACGACCTACAACGACGCGAAAGCAATCCAGAATATCTGATGAGTGTagtagtaaaataaaagattAA
- the LOC128723813 gene encoding gastrula zinc finger protein XlCGF17.1-like, with the protein MTPLDNTPASLITVCSGITVNANDGLPEWVCNDCLEALHSYKTHLDRHEGNLPFSCNACEKKFRSSHNLNRHVRNFHLCIKPYSCSFCDKKFGFQSNKKQHEYSHTGNYPFACSYCPRKFSRKKIHLRHMENFLRTQPKQVLRTEPKPVNNGNDKKGTRKKSVRKPVDGCEPSGSKFRCLFCNNLFMSRAGVKIHISNMHYKIKPFCCEVCGFRFHTKHALKLHLDRHAVLKAQNDLNMKMHPWANLLE; encoded by the exons ATGACGCCACTGGACAACACGCCAGCCTCGTTGATCACCGTGTGTAGTGGAATTACGGTTAATGCCAACGATGGCTTACCGGAATGGGTGTGCAACGATTGTCTGGAAGCATTG CATTCTTACAAAACACATCTAGATCGTCATGAAGGAAATCTGCCATTTTCTTGTAACGCTTGTGAGAAAAAGTTCAGGAGCTCTCATAACTTGAATAGACATGTGCGTAATTTTCATTTATGCATCAAACCGTATAGCTGCAgcttttgtgataaaaaatttggatttcaaagcaacaaaaaacagcatgAATACTCGCACACTGGAAACTATCCGTTTGCTTGCTCTTACTGTCCACGAAAATtcagcaggaaaaaaatacatctaCGCCAcatggaaaatt TCCTACGCACGCAACCGAAGCAAGTCCTACGCACGGAACCGAAGCCTGTTAACAACGGTAATGATAAAAAGGGAACAAGGAAAAAATCTGTACGTAAACCTGTCGACGGGTGCGAGCCTTCAGGAAGTAAATTTCGTTGtcttttttgcaacaatttattCATGAGCAGGGCTGGGGTTAAGATCCACATTTCGAATATGCACTACAAGATAAAACCATTTTGTTGCGAGGTGTGTGGTTTTCGTTTCCATACCAAACATGCTCTCAAGCTACATCTAGATCGCCACGCAG TTTTGAAAGCACAAAATGATCTGAATATGAAAATGCATCCATGGGCTAACCTTCTCGAGTGA